The window CTTTTCCCAAGCCCATAAAGCCTTTGGTACATCATGATCATGGTCAACGAGGGCTGCCGCTAGGGCGATCGCATTGGCAGCCGCTTTGGAGGTGCTAGCTGCGGTGTGGGGGCGGGGAATAAAGGCGGCATCTCCCACCAGTGCGATGCGATCGAACGCCATTTGTGGCACCCCCAGATCCAAAATGGCTTGCACAAACGGTTCTTTTGTCGCGGCGACCAGGGTTTGAAACGGAGGTGCCAGGACACGGTTTGCATAGAGGCGCATGTCTTGTTCCACAGCTGGGGCCATCATGCCTGGCGGAATCGAATACTCCCGACGTTGATTGTGCTTATCGGTCAGAAGGCGCGGCAATTCTGTTACTTCATCGTAATTGACATACCAAACCCAGTTAAACCGTCGCTCTCCGGGGACGAGTGATTCATTCTCGCCTGGAATGACATATTGCAAGATATGAGAATTGGGAAACTGATAGAACACAAAGCGTTCTGTGAAAATTTCAGCCGTTTTTGGATCTAGGGCGGATTCGTCGACTAATCCTCGATAGCCTACGTAGCCAGCATAGTGAGGCGTATAGTCAGGTAACAGCCGTTGACGAAGCGTCGAGGTTGGCCCATCGGCACCGATTAGCAAATGGCCTGTTTCACGGGTTCCATCGGCAAAAATTGCCGTAACCTGGTTGCCGTCTGATTCAAAATTGGTCAGGACTTTCCCCTGATGGTAGTGCTCATCTGGAAAATGCCGCCGCATAGAACCGTAGAGAAGATTCCAGGAGGTTAAGGTTTGATGCATTGGCATGCGTTGAATACCACCATCCCGCTTCAGGTAGTACCGTTCCTTCGCGATCACCCCCAAGGCTTCATGGGGAATCTCTGCCTGGCGAAAGGCTTCGACCACATCTGGCTGCAACACAACGCCCCCGCCACGACTATCCAACGTATGGGGAGACCGTTCGTAAATATCCACCTGCCACCCGATCGCACGCAGAAGAGTGCCTGTAAATAGCCCTGCCAATGAGCCCCCAATCACAATGGCTCGATGGACTCGATGATTGCCTATGCTCATCTCGTCTCCTCCAGATATTTGTGCACAAAGGTGACCGCCATCGCCCCCTCGCCCACCGCTGAAGCCACCCGTTTTACCGAGCCATGCCGCACATCCCCAGCCGCAAAAGAACCAGGAACACTCGTTTCTAGAAAGAACGGATCTCGCTCCAGGGGCCAGCAGCTAGGAAGATACCCCTTGTTGAGTAAATCTGGGCCGGTGATGAGATAGCCTGCATCATCCCGAATGATGTCGGTATCCTTGGCCCATTCTGTATTAGGCACCCCGCCAATGCAGATAAAGAGGTGTTGCGTCTCGGCTTGCTGCACTGACCCGTCTCGATTGTTGGCGATCGCGATTTGTCGTAGCGCCGTATCCCCCCTGAGATCAATAACTTGTGCATGAAATAGCACTTCAATATTGCTGGTCTGAGTAATTCGCCTAATCAAATACTGCGACAGTGAAGCGGCCAGATTGCTGCCCCGCACCAGCATCGTGACCTGCCGGGCATAGCGCGAAAAATACATCGCAGCTTGCCCTGCCGAGTTGCCACCACCCACGACATAAACATGCTCGTTTTGACACATGGGAGCTTCGCTCGCCCCAGCGCCATAAAATAACCCCAGATTGAGAAAACGGTCTTCATTGGGGAGATTGAGGCGTCTATATTCAACACCAGTGGCGCAAATGTTGGCCCGGGCAATCATCTGGCTACCGTCTGCCATATCGACGTAAATACGATTATTTCTGAATTCGGCCCGAACGCCCTCGCGTAAAAGAAGAATTTCAATTCCAAACTTGACGGCCTGTTGACGGGCTCTTTCTGCCAAGTCCGCACCGCTGATGCCCGCTGGGAAGCCCATGTAATTTTCAATCAGTGAACTGGTTCCAGCTTGTCCGCCCACTGCATGGCGCTCGATCAGAACGGTACGGATACCTTCAGAGGCGGCATATACGGCAGCACTTAATCCAGCGGGGCCAGCCCCATAGATCGAGAGGTCATATTCTTTGAACCTTGGTTGTGTTACCCAGCCTAATTGTTGGGCAATCTCTTGAATCGTGGGCGCAAACATCTGATTGCCATCGGGAAATTCAACAATTGGCAAGCGGAGTTCACTCAGGGTGGCAAAGCCTAACTGACGATGACAGTCTTCATTACAGGTCAGTTCAATCCAGTCAAACTCAACCACACTACGACTCAAAAAATCGCGGATTTTATAGGCGGCAGCTGAATTCGGTTGACCATAGAGCCGGACTCTTCGATCAGGGTGTGAGGTTAAAGGAGAAGCTATCAGATTCGTAGCCATGGTCGCTATTTCCCCTGCGGTTCTTGGCTTGCCTTCTGCAGGGTGGCGACTAACATGTCTACAGGCTGTGCCCCAAACACCGCCTCATTTCCGATATAAAGGGTGGGCACACTGCGAACACCGCGCGCTGTTGCTTGCCGTTCTAGTTCCCGAATTTCCTGAATCCCTGCGGTGGATGCCAGAAAAGTTGTGACCGCTTCGGCATCCATCCCAATGTCCACCGCGAGGCTCACGAGGGTCTCGAAATCGCCAATATTCTGTCCCTCGCTGAAGTAAGCCCGAAGGATTCGTTCAGCCATTTCAGAGGCTTTGCCCTGTTTGCCTGCCTGCCAGGTCAAACGATGGGCTTTCAACGTGTTGGGGGTGAAGTCCATCAGGTCATAGCGAAACTCAATGCCATCTGCTTGCGTTGCCTGTATGGTCTTGGCATCTAACTGCTGTGAATAGTCCCAACTGCCAAACTTTTGGCTCCGGTAGGTTTTGCGTGCCATCCCAGCTTCCGGCATGTCTGGGTTTAACTCAAACGGATACCAAACCCACTGATAGTCAACGGCAGAATCCAGGCGTTTTATGGCTTGATGCAGTCGTGTTTCTGCCACCCAACACCAGGGGCAGATGAAATCTGAGGTGATGCTGATGTTTAACACCATAATTGCTTCCCTCGTCAGAATTGCGACAGTTCAACCATAATTCCATTCGAAAGGAATGTTAATATGGCTCTTGCGCCAAAAACCTTTGCATTTTTTGCAACAATCAAACTGGGCTGAACTATGGATCAGCTAGCGGCTATGCGATCTTTCACCAAGGTGGTGGAAACTGGTGGCTTCTCAGAAGCCGCCCGGCAACAAGGGCTAGCAGTCTCTTCGGTAACCCGTCAGGTTAATGGGCTGGAAGCCTTGTTGAACACTCAATTGCTTAATCGCTCTACGCGCAGCATCACCCTGACGCCTCAGGGTCACAAATACTACGACAAGGTGGTGCAGATTCTACAAGATGTGGAAGCAGCGAACCTCTGCGTCATGGAGCGGGGTGAGGTTCCCCATGGGATTTTGCGCATCGGCTTACCGGTTGCGTTTGGGCGGCTCCAGGTGGCTCCGATTTTGAAGGATTTTCTGGCTCAGTATCCAACCGTCAAACTGGAGCTGCGGCTGAGTGATGGATTGGCTAACCTCGTGGAAGAAGACCTGGATCTGGTGATTCGCATCGGCAATCTGGATCGCTCCAGCAACACCCTTATCCTTCACAAGCTGGCGTCTTATACGCGCCTGGTTTGCGGCAGCCCAAGCTATTTTGAGCGTCACGGAAAACCCCGTCACCCCACTGAGTTGACCCAGCATAACTGCCTATTATTTGCCTATTCCACACGATCTGACGTTTGGCGATTCCAGCGATCGCGCGAAGTGTGTGATGTGCCCGTACAGGGATCTTTAGTTGCCAACAATTCGGAGATATTGCGCCAGGTATGTTTAGACGGCGTGGGGCTGGTTTTAATGCCTACCTGGTTAATTGGGGAAGATGTTCAATCAGGGCGGTTGCAAACGGTGTTGACAGACTTTCAAATTCATCCCCAATCGGAAGTGGACCACGGGATTTATGCGCTTTATCTGCCCAATCGCAGGCATTCGCTACGGGTCAAAACATTTATTGATTTCCTCAGCCAACGATTTGGAAAATCCGCCTATTGGGAAACAGGGCAATAACCCGCCTGCTAACAGGCCGCAACCCCCTCAGAGAATCATCCCTATCCTCTAACATCCCCTGACTAAGCAGGAGAATTAGATTTCCTTCCTAAGCCCTCCGGGCAGGCTGCGCCAAGAGCAAGGAGGAATTAAAGGAGGTGATGTCATCCATGGATGAGGGTCAGAGGCAATCTGCAAACCTGACATGCTCCCTGGGCGTTAGTGAATCCCACTCTGATTTTGCGCCTGCTCACAGACCCAACAACTGTATCGGCCCTTTAAGATAAAGACCTGCAGTTATATTTCTCACTGACTACCCGCACTTTAATGGCAACTCCTCCCCCCCTTGGCAACGGTACTCCTGAGGTTACGACACCCGCTACCGAAACCCTCAAATACGGCGATCTGGCCATTCAGCAGGCCGCTACCGAGCCGTTTGAGAAGTGGCCCAACGCCACCGACAACGCCTACACCATTCACCTGGAGCATCCTGAATTCACGGCCCTGTGCCCCCGCTCTGGCTATCCTGACTTTGGCACCATCGTAGTCGACTATCAGCCCCAAGACTGGATTGTGGAACTGAAGGCGTTTAAGCTCTACATCAATGCCTTCCGCAATCAACACATCAGCCACGAGATGGTTACCAATGAAATTGCCGATCGCCTTTGGCAAGAACTGGCTCCCGTAGGCTTGCGGGTGATTGGCGATTTTACTCGACGGGGCGGGGTTAAAACCGTCATCACTGTCAGCAAAGGGGACTGCGCACTGTTTGCGCCCTACACAGCCAATAGTCTTTAGCTGAGGGATGGGGGTGCTTCACAGTTTGACAGAATTTGGCGGGGGCGATCACCGGCTGCCATCACCCCTCCCCCGCTATTGGTACACGGGTCAATGCCCCCAAACCGGGGTCAAGCTGGCGTTACCCCGCACCGCCCAAGCAGAAGCGATCGCCCAAGGGCTAATGCAGCACCTGGCAACAGAGCCTTGCTACCAGCGGGAAGGCAAAATGTACGGCATTCTTCTGGTTGAAACCGCTACAGGAGAACTGGGGATTCTAAAGGCTTTTTCCGGCTTGCTAAACGGACAGAGTACCCTGGCAGGATGGGTGCCGCCAATTCCAGGGCGGGCGCAGGTGGCCTTAGCAGAAGCGCAAACCCTGGAACAGTTGAATCAACTCAAAGCCGCCCTGATCGCTCTGCAAACCTTACCGGAACGAGCAGAGCAGGCTCGCCTGGCCCAGATTTATGCTGATCGCTGGCAAGTGCTGACAGACACCCACCGTTTGCGAAAGCAAGAACGCGATCGCCTGCGGCAAACCTATGATGCCACTCTCATTGGAGCAGAGCGGGCCATGGCCCTGGAAAAACTAGTTGCGCAGAGTCAGCAAGATGGCATGGCGCGGCGGCGGCTGAAGCGAGAGCGAGATGCGGTTTTAGAGCCTTTGCAGGTTGCGATCGCGGCTGCCGACCAGCAGATACGAGAGCTGAAGCGGCAGCGTAAAGCCCTGTCTCGCCAGCTTCAGGCCCAGATGCATGCGGTGTATTCCCTAACCAACTTTGCAGGCGTTTCCACCCCCCTGCAAGATCTGATGCCGACAGGGTTGCCCACTGGCACTGGTGACTGTGCGGCGCCTAAGCTGTTGCACTACGCGGCCACCCAGCAGCTCACCCCCTTAGCCTTAGCCGAGTTTTGGTGGGGGCCATCGAGCGGCGACAAGCACTCTGGGCAGTTCTATGGGGCCTGTGCAGAAAGGTGTCAGCCCATCATGGGGTTCTTGCTGTCGGGGTTGCCTGCACCCCCAGCTCCCACGGTTACGCTCTCAAAGCCATTGCCGATCCTCTATCAAGATGAGGTGCTACTCGTGGTGAATAAGCCGACGGGGCTGCTGTCGGTTCCTGGACGAACGAGCCAGCTCCAAGATAGTGTGCTCAGTCGCCTCCGCTGCCAGCTCACGGATTATCCCTTTTTGAAAGCCGTGCACCGTCTGGATAAAGGCACCTCTGGCCTATTTGTGCTGGCCGCCACCCCTGAGGCACACCGTACGTTGAGCCGACAGTTTGCCCAACGCCAGGTGCAGAAAACCTACGAGGCGATCCTCACGCAGCCCGTCTCTGCTTCAGCTGGGGTGATTGACCTACCCCTGTGGCGCAATCCCGCCGATCGCCCCAAACAGTCTGTTGATTGGCAGCGGGGCAAACCGAGCCTAACGGAGTTCTCCGTGCTAGAACCGGGCGAGATGCCCAGAGTTCGGTTTACACCCCACACGGGCCGCACTCATCAGCTGCGAGTGCATGCAGCCCATCCCCAGGGACTCAACGCTCCGATTCTGGGCGACTCCCTATATGGGGCGAAAGATGAGGCTGAACCCCACACCTGTCGCCTGCATCTCCATGCCACGGCGATTCAATTGACCCACCCCACGACCCAAGTGCCCCTGGCCTTTTCGAGCCCGACTCCTTTCTAGGGTCAGGTTATCGGCTTGTTCAGTTGAGTGCAGTACACCTCGATCAAGACAGGGGCTAGGGTTTGGGGTCGAGGGTATCCGTCATCTGCAATGCAAACTGCTGTAAGAACAGCTTGCTTAAAAACTCTCTTGAAAATCTTCAAGCGCGCGAATCAGGGCTTCTATGCAGGTGGCGGGAATTAAATCCAGTAGGGGCAGCTGTTTACGACCCGCCCCCAAAGGCACTGTGATATCTTGCAAAATCCGCGTGATTTCAGCTTCTGAGATGCGATCGCCTTCTACTAAGGGATAAAGCCGTTGGGCTACTAGCGTGTGCAGCTTGGCATCATTGAGATACAAGTGCCACTTGGCCACATCCATATAAACGGCTTCGCCAATATTGGCCGCTAAAGACTCAATCGCTTCAATGGGGGCGGAATAAGACATCACCCTCCCTCCTGAGGCGCATCATCCGCCTCTGCAATGTAAGTGCCCGAATAATCTGCGATCGCAAAAATATAGATGGCATGGGTGCCCAAAACCGCCAGCCAAACTAGCGTCACCTTGCTGACCCATGGCACCGAGCCTACCTTCATTTGATGAACAAACCACAACCCAGAGTTAATGGCTGCAAACGTTGCCACATGGACTGCAAAGTTGATGCGGTCTTCGAGTTTGCGATAGGCGGGATCACGGCGATCAGGCTTACGGGGCCAACGAGGCGGCATAGGGGCATATCCAAATGATTCACTGCCCTCATTTTAAGGGGCAGCCTGGTAGTCCCCCGACTTTCCACCGGTTTTTCTCAAGAGCTGAATAGCTTGAATCTCCATTGACTTTTCCAGCGCCTTCGCCATGTCATAGAGCGTCAGGGCCGCCACAGAAACGGCGGTAAGGGCTTCCATTTCTACCCCGGTCTCTGCTTTCGTGCGCACCGTCGCGAGAATGCGATACCCCGGTAGCGCTTCATCGGGTTCAATTTCAACTTTGACCTTGCTCAGGGGCAGGGGGTGACATAAAGGAATCAGGTTCGCGGTTTGCTTAGCGGCCATAATTCCAGCCAGGCGAGCGGTCCCCAGCACATCTCCTTTAGGGGCGTTGCCTGCCTCAATTTGGGCCAGGGTTGCTGCCGTCATGCGAATTTTCCCTTGGGCTGTGGCTTCCCGCAGGGTTTGGGGTTTCTCTGAAACATCGACCATATGGGCCTCACCCTGGCGATCGAGGTGGCTCAGGGAGGAAGAAAAAATTTCTGACTCTGTCATCGAGAAAACCTATCTTGTGATTAGAGACTGTGCTACTATTTAACTCCTGTGAGGGCGTGTAGCTCAGTGGACTAGAGCACGTGGCTACGGACCACGGTGTCGGGGGTTCGAATCCCTCCTCGCCCGTTGAATATTAAAGGTGCCAGTAAAGCGCGAGTCATCGCGTCTTTACTGGCATTTCATTTTGGGGTTACCGATGGGACTCGACAGCGTAGACGTCGCGTCCATGGCTGAGTGAAAACCGTAGAGAATGCCCCAGGTCTTTGCTTGAGGTGGTGATGAAGATGAGCACCCCGATAAAGGTCATACAAGCGGCCAGGCCAAAAGTATCGCGGTAGCTGACCCAGTCGGCAAAGGTGCCAAATAGCGGTCCCGCTAGGGCAATGCCAATATCAAACCCCACCATGGCCAAACCAAAGATTTTGCCGCGTTCATCCGGCCCTGAGCGATCGCCCATGAGCGCTGCGATCATGGGAATTAGTGTTCCAGCGGCCCCCCCTTGAATCAGCCCGGCCATGAGAAACACCGTTGGGGTTTCGGCTTGCCAAAAGACCAACATGGCCAGGGTATACAGCAGCAAACTGATGGTGATAAAGCGACCCCGACCGTGACGATCTGACGCTCGCCCCACCAGCAGACGACTCATGAAGCTGGCGATCGCCGCTGTGGTGTAAATCAGCCCCACATTAAGCTCTAATCCAGTTTCACGCACAAACAGCGGCACAAAGGTGCTCAAGGTGCCAAAGGCCAGCCCCACCAGCAGCAAAATAATCGCAGGCGTCCGCACTCGAGGGGTTAACAGCAGCCGCCAGAACAAGGGCTTAGCCTGAGTCGAGCGTGTAACTGTCTGCGGCATGGGGTGATAGGTTTCTTTCACCTGGCTCACCAGCACGATCCCTGCTATCCCCAAAATCCCCATGGCCAAGAAGGCAATTAAAAAGCTATTCCATTCCAGCAAAAAGCCCCCTAGGGCTGGCCCAAGCGCCATGCCAATGGGGTTGACCAAACTCATATACCCAATCAGCTCACCCCGGTTCGCGGGAGGAGAAATGTCAATAATCAGGGCGCTGTAGGCCACGACGAAAGCCGCGATGCTAAGGCCATGAAAAGCCCGAAACCCCATCATCAAGATGAGCAAGCCATTAATCGTCAGGGTGCGATCGCCCCAGGCCAGCTGCCAGGTCAATGGAGGTAGCAGAATTGCTGATAGATAGAGGAAGGGGGCAATCGCGATCGCCACAATACCAATCAGCAGCACCAGTTTGCGCCCCCGCTCATCCGCCAATCGAGATAACCAGGGGCGAGTGACCAATAAACCCACGGCAAACGAGGCCATCACAATGCCAATCTGTGAGCCCGTGGCTCCTAAGGTTTCGATAAACAGCGGCAATGTTGGCAATAGCCCCGCCAACCCCGCCCAGAAACACAGTCCAGCACCAAATAGAACAGCCAAATTCCAGCGCAGGGCCGGACTAAACGTGGCGAAAACTCTCACGGCGATTCTCTCTTAAGGTTTAGGGTTCTACTGTAATGTTAATAAATGTTGCGGATCGCCCCCGGAAATCCACACCTAAAGTCGTCGATGGGTCATCTAGGGCAGGAAGCGGCTGAGGGGGGATGGCAGCAGACAATGTAGCCGGGCAGCCCCTCCCCTGCCTTACCTGACAAAGTCGTAGCGGCAGGAGGTGTCGCTAATTCAGGGCTGGGGGCGGCTGTTTAAGACAGCGGTTGACTCAGTGGCGCTGTTTATCGAGCTTGTTGTCGATACCATTTCAGCGCGGATGATTCGATTTGCTTTATCCAAGTAGTCTTCCCATCGTTGTAGGCATCAATATCTTTAGGATGACGTTCATATACCTCACGTTTCAAGGCTGCGTAGGCATGGCGAATCGACTCATGGGTTCTCAAAAATGCGCAGAACGCGAGGTGACGCTCAATTTCAGGATTATTGACCTGATACATATGAATATTGTGGGTGCGATAGCCATCGCGATCTTTTGTGAAATAGCGCCGCCCTGGTAGCCCATATTCGCCCCAGGGTTTGTAGCCAGCCGCTTGCAGCTTGGCAGTAAGGTCATCGATGCGTTCAACACGCTGAACCACCGGGAGCAGATCAATAATCGGTTTCGCTGCCAACCCGGGTACTGAAGTGCTGCCAATGTGATGGATGGCAATGAGTTCTTCGCCTAGGAGTCCCTGGAGTTGGGCGGCTTCCTGTTGAAATTTCAATGGCCAGTCAGGAGAGTAATCTGTAAAGGTGTAAAGGCTTGGCATTTTAACCCCACAATGGCTTTGCCAAAAGGATGGACACGATGAAGAATCCGATGGGCTGGCAAATTACCGGTGGCCCGATGTCCCCGCTAGGTGGGTTTAGCCCCTGCAAAGTAGCTGCGGCAGCAACCCTCGCCCTCTCACTAACCCTCATCGGTTGCGCGGCACAGTCGCCTGCGCCCAACAATGAAGCGCCCCCTTCTGAACCCCTGACATCACAATCGCCTCAAGATAGTCCAGAGCCGACTGAACCGACCGCGTCGCCTCAAACGGAAGGAGGGTTTGCAGAGGTGACTGCGGTGGAAGTCACCGCCGGTGACCCTGGCGCTTATACCTTTGCCGTCACCATTCAAAGCCCGGACACCGGCTGCGAGCAGTATTCAGATTGGTGGGAAGTGGTCACTGAAGAAGGCGACCTGCTCTATCGCAGAATCTTAGTTCACAGCCATGTGGAGGAACAACCCTTTCGGCGCACAGGTGGCCCCGTTGCTGTACAGCCCGATGAAACGGTAATTGTGCGGGCCCATATGAATCCTCAAGGCTATGGCACCCAAGCCATGCAGGGTAGTGCAGAGACCGGTTTTGAAGAAGTCGCCCTACCGGAAGGCTTTGCCGCAGATCTCGCCGAGTCTGACCCTCAACCGCGTGGCTGCGACTATTAGTATTGCCCACTTGGAATGCGTGCAGCAAAATCAGCCGGTCCCATTCGTGACCGGCTGATTTAATTTATCAAGCCAGAATTACCCTGCTTTGAAGACATTTTCGTTCAATGGGCCCTTCTATACTCCGCTGAAATGCCTTAGAAACGGGCTCAAAAGTTTGTTGATTTTCCACATAAAGCCAGTAGAAAATTAGCTTTAAAGACTCAATTATTTATCGACTCTTAACACCTTGTCTTTCAGGAATGATGCATCACACATCAGTTCTATGAAGCAGATGTCCTTGATGAGGAAAACTAGCGATCGCTAAATCAATCAACGCAAAATACCTCACCGACAGAAGCAACTTTAAAGTTGTCGGAGCCATCGTTTTCTAAATTTGCTTTACAGACGCATATCCATCCGCTAGAAACTTTGCTGACTTGCAACACATCACCGTCGTCGTCATAGGTGAAAGTATCCATGTCTCCCTGTTGTTCAGCAATTGCAGTGGCCTCTGGAAGACTCATGCCTGAAGTTATAGATGCGCATGCCTCGCTCACTTCCGTTTTAGGGCCAAAGACACTTGCTCCAACTGCTAAATAAACACCTGACAGTATGAGGATGATCAGGAATGTGCCGATACTAACGAGAAAGAATTTAGAAGCCCTTGCCATACTCAAATCTAGCACTCCACTCTCAATAATTAGCTGGGACAGCTATGTTATAAAGATCCCTATTTATCTATAAAGACCTATTTCTTGAGCGTTAGTTCCCATGTTGCGGCTCTTGAGTATTAGAGCTTATGGAGTGTAAGATGCCTTACTATAAGACACATCATTCTCCACGATAGGTCAATTACGATAGATTAAATCTAAAATTTTGAGCGGATAGATCAAATTTTTCTATTCAACTCTATTTGCAGAAAGAAGTACGGGTAAATCTAATGACATCTTTAGTGAAAGTCGGGCTAATTTTATCCATAACATCAACAATTGCTTTGATGCCTAAAATGAGCTTGGCAGGTGATTTTGATCTCACGTTTAATGGCAGCTCTAATCTGTCTACGATCGCATCCAATGCGGTTGTTCGAGGTGATCGCGATCGCTACTACTTCAGTGCTCAGGCAGGGCAGCGCATTTCGATTGCAGTCACCTCTTTGGAAGATAATGCCGTGATTGATCTGCTTTATAAAAGTGGAGAAACCTGGATACCCGTTCCAGAGGTAGCAGAAGGAGACGATAGAAGGATTTGGTATGGAGCTTTGCCGAGTTCGGATTCAGATCAATATCAAATTGTGGTTAGCGGCACTCGTGGCAATGCTACCTACGATTTATTTGTGGGAATTAGCCAGGTTAGCAACTGAAGATATTTTGGTTAAAGCACTGGGCTAATACGGAAAAACAGCGAGTTAATGCCGAGAAATAGTGAAGCTTTCATCGCAATAGAAAACACCTGCAAGATAACCTGTCATCAGTCTTCTACACCTTCGATAGACACAATCCATCTTGATAATGACTTCCATAACCAGATCGGGTGTGGGTTTTGATGTCTCAAAACAGTCGTGAAAGGTGCATCGCTGCGCGGATGACACCCTACAATCTTTATCCTGGGGGTGACGCCGCCACGTTATGGATGATTGGTATTACCACGATCGCCCTAGCCTATCTACACATAGCGCAGGCTATTTGGATTAAGACACCGAGTGTCGCTCTGATGTTCAGCTCCTAATTGGACTAGTGACTGTTTACAGACCTCTGACTGTCTCGCTTGAGATCGCAATCACCTCGACAAATCCTGCGTAACAAACTTAGCGGTATTCTTCGCCGCCTCCAAAATTGTCATCAACCCACTGCCCGGGTGAACTGCTCCCCCCACCCAATACAGCCGCTCCAGGGTTTCAGACCGAATGGGCGGTCGAAACGGCCCGAGCTGACGCCAGGTATGGCTGAGATTAAACACAGCGCCTAAATAAACTGAATAGTCACTCTGCCAGGTATCAGCGGTGTAGCAAGTCTCTGTCACAATATGCTGTTCTACCCCTTCAAACCCTAACCGAGGTAATCGATTCATCACGAAATTGCGGTATTGTTGAGCCTTCGCCGACCAATCGACTCCCTGCCCTGTGTGAGGAATGGGAACCAGCACATACAGAGTGGAATGGCCTGCCGGGGCATTACTGGGATCAACCGGTGTTGGGTTACAGACATAAAAAGGAGGGTCTACCTCATCGAGGGCGGAATCATCCACAAAGGGGCGATCGCGCCTGCGAATATGCTCAGACAAATAGAGTTGATGGTGGGGGAGCTGATCGTAACGTCGATCAAGGCCCAGATACAGCATGAAGGTAGAGCAGGAAAACTGCTTCCCCTCAAAGAACTGGGCGCTGTACTTTCCGCGTGCAGCTTCAGGAATCAGCGTCTGCACTGCTTGGGCAAAGTCGGCATTCACCACCACCGTATCAGCCGCTACACGCTCTCCATTGCTTAGTTCTACCCCACGGGCTTGACGGTTTTGTACCCAGACCTGACTCACAGGGGTGTTGAGATGGATCTTGCCGCCCAGATCTTGAAATGCCTGGGCCAGGGCTTGAGCCAGGGCGCGAAATCCCCCTTGGGGATGCCAGACGCCATAGGCCATTTCAATATAGGGAATCAGACTAAATACGCTGGCGCTTAAGGTTGGGTGCATCCCTAAGTATTTAGCGGGATAGCTGAGGGCATAGACCAATCGCTCATCCTGAAATGCCCGCCAAAAATGCTGGTAAAGGGTTTCCCAAGGCCGAAAACGTAGGGCGGTGCCCAGTTCATTGAGGCGTAGGTATCCCAGGAGCGATCGCGCTGGTTCACCCAGGTAGGGATCATAACCGGCCTCATACTTCTGTGCTTCTGCGGCCAACCACCGGTCGAAAGCGTCGGGTAAATCGCTGCGAAAAGCTGCTAGCTGTGGTTTCAACTGGGCTAGGTCGGTGGTCAGATCAAGCTGGGTATTATCCCAAAATTGAACCCGAGTATAGGGCTCTAGACGCGTAAACGGAATATACTCTGCTCGGCTTAGCCCGGCACTCGCAAAGAGATCTTCATAGAGATGGGGAAGCTGCAGGATCGTTGGCCCGGTGTC is drawn from Leptolyngbya sp. SIO1E4 and contains these coding sequences:
- a CDS encoding FAD-dependent monooxygenase, encoding MSIGNHRVHRAIVIGGSLAGLFTGTLLRAIGWQVDIYERSPHTLDSRGGGVVLQPDVVEAFRQAEIPHEALGVIAKERYYLKRDGGIQRMPMHQTLTSWNLLYGSMRRHFPDEHYHQGKVLTNFESDGNQVTAIFADGTRETGHLLIGADGPTSTLRQRLLPDYTPHYAGYVGYRGLVDESALDPKTAEIFTERFVFYQFPNSHILQYVIPGENESLVPGERRFNWVWYVNYDEVTELPRLLTDKHNQRREYSIPPGMMAPAVEQDMRLYANRVLAPPFQTLVAATKEPFVQAILDLGVPQMAFDRIALVGDAAFIPRPHTAASTSKAAANAIALAAALVDHDHDVPKALWAWEKEQLALGIHLWKHGQSLGESSQFRYGTGRTEG
- a CDS encoding FAD-dependent oxidoreductase is translated as MATNLIASPLTSHPDRRVRLYGQPNSAAAYKIRDFLSRSVVEFDWIELTCNEDCHRQLGFATLSELRLPIVEFPDGNQMFAPTIQEIAQQLGWVTQPRFKEYDLSIYGAGPAGLSAAVYAASEGIRTVLIERHAVGGQAGTSSLIENYMGFPAGISGADLAERARQQAVKFGIEILLLREGVRAEFRNNRIYVDMADGSQMIARANICATGVEYRRLNLPNEDRFLNLGLFYGAGASEAPMCQNEHVYVVGGGNSAGQAAMYFSRYARQVTMLVRGSNLAASLSQYLIRRITQTSNIEVLFHAQVIDLRGDTALRQIAIANNRDGSVQQAETQHLFICIGGVPNTEWAKDTDIIRDDAGYLITGPDLLNKGYLPSCWPLERDPFFLETSVPGSFAAGDVRHGSVKRVASAVGEGAMAVTFVHKYLEETR
- a CDS encoding DsbA family oxidoreductase is translated as MVLNISITSDFICPWCWVAETRLHQAIKRLDSAVDYQWVWYPFELNPDMPEAGMARKTYRSQKFGSWDYSQQLDAKTIQATQADGIEFRYDLMDFTPNTLKAHRLTWQAGKQGKASEMAERILRAYFSEGQNIGDFETLVSLAVDIGMDAEAVTTFLASTAGIQEIRELERQATARGVRSVPTLYIGNEAVFGAQPVDMLVATLQKASQEPQGK
- a CDS encoding LysR family transcriptional regulator, with protein sequence MDQLAAMRSFTKVVETGGFSEAARQQGLAVSSVTRQVNGLEALLNTQLLNRSTRSITLTPQGHKYYDKVVQILQDVEAANLCVMERGEVPHGILRIGLPVAFGRLQVAPILKDFLAQYPTVKLELRLSDGLANLVEEDLDLVIRIGNLDRSSNTLILHKLASYTRLVCGSPSYFERHGKPRHPTELTQHNCLLFAYSTRSDVWRFQRSREVCDVPVQGSLVANNSEILRQVCLDGVGLVLMPTWLIGEDVQSGRLQTVLTDFQIHPQSEVDHGIYALYLPNRRHSLRVKTFIDFLSQRFGKSAYWETGQ
- the queF gene encoding NADPH-dependent 7-cyano-7-deazaguanine reductase QueF gives rise to the protein MATPPPLGNGTPEVTTPATETLKYGDLAIQQAATEPFEKWPNATDNAYTIHLEHPEFTALCPRSGYPDFGTIVVDYQPQDWIVELKAFKLYINAFRNQHISHEMVTNEIADRLWQELAPVGLRVIGDFTRRGGVKTVITVSKGDCALFAPYTANSL
- a CDS encoding RluA family pseudouridine synthase, whose product is MGVLHSLTEFGGGDHRLPSPLPRYWYTGQCPQTGVKLALPRTAQAEAIAQGLMQHLATEPCYQREGKMYGILLVETATGELGILKAFSGLLNGQSTLAGWVPPIPGRAQVALAEAQTLEQLNQLKAALIALQTLPERAEQARLAQIYADRWQVLTDTHRLRKQERDRLRQTYDATLIGAERAMALEKLVAQSQQDGMARRRLKRERDAVLEPLQVAIAAADQQIRELKRQRKALSRQLQAQMHAVYSLTNFAGVSTPLQDLMPTGLPTGTGDCAAPKLLHYAATQQLTPLALAEFWWGPSSGDKHSGQFYGACAERCQPIMGFLLSGLPAPPAPTVTLSKPLPILYQDEVLLVVNKPTGLLSVPGRTSQLQDSVLSRLRCQLTDYPFLKAVHRLDKGTSGLFVLAATPEAHRTLSRQFAQRQVQKTYEAILTQPVSASAGVIDLPLWRNPADRPKQSVDWQRGKPSLTEFSVLEPGEMPRVRFTPHTGRTHQLRVHAAHPQGLNAPILGDSLYGAKDEAEPHTCRLHLHATAIQLTHPTTQVPLAFSSPTPF